In Quercus robur chromosome 10, dhQueRobu3.1, whole genome shotgun sequence, a genomic segment contains:
- the LOC126701931 gene encoding protein MICROTUBULE BINDING PROTEIN 2C yields MFEAQRLMDLQDKPNFGDPKSWLSGDNDNNNININSSPTHLPTTHSSLAPTPTGSNVDRVLFKDLVEIVPLVQSLIDRKASSSFTRRGSMIYTKTPSRESLSKKITEPKGRNATQSIPTKKRRDPGDKDHSKNASNNFDAESFSSFSSRASAAEKDREELVMLKEQVEDLQKKISEKDELLKSAEISKNQMNAVQVKLDELKQQAEEKDSLIKSTQRKLSDAKIKLADKQAALEKIQWEAMTSNREVEKLQEDLDSLRGEISSFMLLFESLTKNDSATHTADYDITPNYLDSLSHVDNLDEMEIQRMEEARQAYIAAVAAAKEKQDEESITAAANARLFLQSLVISSERKC; encoded by the exons atgTTTGAGGCACAGCGTTTGATGGATTTGCAAGACAAGCCGAATTTCGGAGACCCAAAGTCATGGCTTTCAGGTGacaacgacaacaacaacatcaacatcaacTCGTCCCCGACTCACCTCCCCACAACTCACTCCTCACTCGCTCCAACTCCAACTGGCAGCAATGTCGATCGCGTCCTCTTCAAAGACCTCGTCGAGATTGTCCCTCTCGTCCAGTCCCTCATT GATCGGAAAGCTAGCAGTTCGTTTACGCGGCGGGGTTCAATGATCTACACAAAGACACCTTCAAGAGAGTCTTTATCCAAGAAA ATAACTGAACCAAAAGGGAGGAATGCAACTCAATCCATTCCCACAAAAAAGAGAAGGGATCCAGGAGACAAGGACCACAGTAAGAATGCTAGCAATAACTTTGATGCCGAAAGCTTTTCATCCTTTTCCTCAAGGGCATCAGCTGCAGAAAAGGACAGAGAAGAGTTGGTTATGTTAAAGGAACAAGTGGAGGATCTGCAAAAGAAAATATCAGAGAAAGACGAACTTCTGAAATCTGCGGAGATTTCAAAGAATCAGATGAATGCTGTCCAAGTAAAACTTGATGAACTGAAACAGCAGGCTGAGGAAAAGGACTCTTTAATAAAGTCCACTCAGCGAAAACTATCTGATGCTAAG ATTAAGCTTGCAGACAAGCAAGCTGCACTTGAAAAGATACAGTGGGAAGCAATGACATCCAACAGAGAAGTGGAAAAGCTCCAGGAAGATCTTGACTCTCTGCGAGGAGAAATTTCATCATTTATGCTGTTGTTTGAAAGCTTGACAAAGAATGATTCTGCTACTCATACTGCTGATTATGACATAACACCAAATTATTtggattctctctctcatgtt GATAATCTGGATGAGATGGAGATTCAGAGAATGGAAGAAGCAAGACAAGCTTATATTGCAGCTGTTGCTGCTGCAAAGGAGAAGCAAGATGAAGAATCTATTACTGCTGCAGCCAATGCAAGGTTATTTCTTCAATCATTAGTAATTAGTTCTGAAAGAAAATGTTAA
- the LOC126701935 gene encoding protein BREAKING OF ASYMMETRY IN THE STOMATAL LINEAGE, with protein MCTPWTIPRFVRWRVRDWASCFLACRFPIDDEPNTYRSSSPQPVKNMSFDKKGDSKVNQNNKKMSWHKKRSKEKRPKLSSTQQPKDSNNNIPVENGADEARWPHFSDEEYIVFCFREDGAFDVVKDGKPETSKPFDCTSRNSRPVNRKLNYVDEAKTVVERYSNEEKLKRDGHDIFPTNDGGVRISDQKDEEEDCIYFDTESPTHGFRRRYQSEEVEDRGLVSVESSESNLSDGSSRSFAFPVLGWEWMGSPVQMPKSEGLQLRKHKARFVGFQCCKF; from the exons ATGTGCACACCATGGACAATTCCAAGGTTTGTCAGATGGAGAGTGAGGGACTGGGCTTCTTGTTTCTTGGCTTGCAGGTTTCCTATAG ATGATGAACCAAATACATATCGTTCTTCATCACCTCAACCAGTGAAAAATATGTCTTTCGACAAAAAGGGTGATAGTAAAGTCAATcagaataacaaaaaaatgtCATGGCACAAAAAACGCAGCAAAGAGAAACGACCAAAACTCAGTTCCACACAACAACCTAAAGACTCCAACAACAACATTCCAGTTGAAAATGGCGCTGATGAAGCACGTTGGCCACATTTTTCAGATGAAGAATACATAGTATTCTGCTTTAGAGAGGATGGAGCATTTGATGTAGTCAAAGATGGAAAGCCAGAAACTTCCAAACCCTTTGACTGCACGTCCAGAAATTCAAGACCTGTAAACCGAAAG CTTAATTATGTTGACGAAGCCAAAACAGTTGTAGAAAGGTATAGCAATGAGGAAAAGTTGAAGAGAGATGGACATGATATTTTCCCTACAAATGATGGAGGTGTTAGGATCTCTGACCAAAAG GATGAGGAAGAAGATTGCATATACTTCGATACAGAATCGCCTACACATGGATTCAGAAGGAGATATCAAAGTGAGGAGGTTGAAGACCGTGGCCTGGTATCAGTAGAATCAAGTGAATCCAATCTATCAGATGGCAGTTCACGCTCTTTTGCCTTCCCTGT GTTGGGTTGGGAATGGATGGGTAGTCCTGTGCAGATGCCAAAATCAGAAGGCCTGCAGTTAAGGAAGCACAAGGCCCGTTTTGTGGGCTTTCAGTGTTGTAAATTCTGA
- the LOC126701936 gene encoding dirigent protein 22-like, producing the protein MAVPSKLVLLIAVLVASCTTDTEALKHKKTHIQFYMHDIVGGPKPTAVQVARRLSNYTGSDPIAAMFGSVSVMDNPLTVTPNPNSTVIGRAQGIYAMASQHDEFSLLMTLTYGFISGPYNGSSFSVVGRNPVMNEVREMPIVGGTGIFRLARGYCFARTYSMYQMDAVIGYNVTILHYNETV; encoded by the coding sequence ATGGCTGTACCCAGCAAACTTGTGCTTCTCATTGCTGTTCTTGTTGCTTCATGCACCACAGACACAGAGGccttgaaacacaaaaaaacccatatCCAATTCTACATGCATGACATAGTTGGTGGCCCAAAACCAACTGCAGTCCAAGTTGCTCGCCGGTTGTCCAACTACACTGGTTCAGACCCAATAGCAGCCATGTTTGGGTCTGTTTCAGTCATGGATAACCCATTAACAGTCACGCCCAACCCAAATTCAACAGTGATTGGACGAGCTCAAGGGATCTATGCCATGGCCTCACAGCACGACGAGTTCAGCCTTCTCATGACACTGACATATGGGTTCATCAGTGGACCATATAATGGCAGCTCTTTTAGCGTGGTGGGCAGGAATCCAGTGATGAATGAAGTGAGGGAAATGCCAATTGTTGGAGGCACAGGGATTTTCAGACTTGCTCGTGGGTATTGCTTTGCTAGGACTTATTCAATGTACCAAATGGATGCAGTGATTGGGTACAATGTGACAATACTGCATTACAATGAGACAGTGTGA